The Microbacterium sp. KUDC0406 genome includes a window with the following:
- a CDS encoding YhgE/Pip domain-containing protein encodes MKNILAVLRFDLRRATSSVMAVIVLFGLVVIPSLFTWFNVIASWNPFENTKNLKVAVASVDEGYQSDLVPIRLNVGDQVLSALRANDDLDWVFTSKADAIDGTRSGEYYAAIVLPPTFSADMMTFYASGSEPTRIEYYTNEKKNALAPKITEQGAGEVSMSINEVFTETLSEAGLNIITSLASYLDDADTQAALSRLQAHVSSVAAQLRAGADTADMFTALLASSRPLIDSASNLASSSADTLRSAKGAMGDGKQAAKTLKQTLSTTTAALGEALSATADSYQAVADSVDDVFASMDTQSASSADALRAIGARVQTQIDQQQQVRDDLVESVRPLLPESALDAFDSAVSRIDAAIAREQALQVRLGDAATGIVDGNADRQATHAEITKLIAQAKAAVQDAGTEFKTSLQPKLDALADTLASIGRDVDSIGDDLSAAARSLSGSDSLGSFLTKGEGLTSGISTSLAETADRFDELGAALAKAVDSGDLSDLRELIGSNPEALATFVAEPVALERVPVYSVVSFGAAMTPLYTVLALWVGALLTAVAIRVDPPQGEASGLPPLSPAQTYLGRFGIFAIVGLLQSSLVCLGSILFTQVQPQHPFLLILAGWVSSLVFMLIIYTFVVTFGNAGKALGVLLLVIQISSSGGAYPLQVLPQWFQSISPWLPATHAVNAMRAAIAGIYRNDFWVQLGWLALFAVPALLLGLVLRLPLIHGNQKMLRALESTKLM; translated from the coding sequence GTGAAGAACATCCTCGCCGTGCTCCGCTTCGACCTGCGCCGTGCGACCAGCAGCGTCATGGCCGTCATCGTGCTCTTCGGCCTGGTCGTGATCCCCTCGCTGTTCACCTGGTTCAACGTGATCGCGAGCTGGAACCCGTTCGAGAACACCAAGAACCTGAAGGTCGCCGTCGCGAGTGTCGACGAGGGGTATCAGAGCGACCTGGTGCCGATCCGCCTCAACGTCGGCGATCAGGTGCTGTCGGCGCTGCGCGCCAACGACGACCTGGACTGGGTGTTCACCTCGAAGGCCGATGCGATCGACGGCACGCGCTCGGGCGAGTACTACGCGGCGATCGTGCTGCCGCCCACGTTCAGTGCCGACATGATGACCTTCTACGCGAGCGGCTCCGAGCCGACCCGCATCGAGTACTACACGAACGAGAAGAAGAACGCGCTCGCGCCGAAGATCACCGAGCAGGGCGCCGGCGAGGTCTCCATGAGCATCAACGAGGTGTTCACCGAGACCCTCAGCGAGGCGGGGCTGAACATCATCACCTCGCTCGCGTCGTACCTCGACGACGCCGACACTCAGGCCGCGCTGTCGCGGCTGCAGGCGCACGTCTCCTCGGTGGCCGCCCAGCTGCGGGCCGGGGCCGACACGGCGGACATGTTCACTGCGCTGCTGGCCTCCAGCCGGCCGCTGATCGACAGCGCCTCGAACCTGGCATCCTCCTCGGCCGATACCCTGCGCAGCGCGAAGGGTGCGATGGGCGACGGGAAGCAGGCCGCGAAGACGCTGAAGCAGACGCTCTCGACCACCACCGCCGCGCTGGGCGAGGCGCTTTCGGCCACTGCCGACAGTTATCAGGCCGTCGCCGACAGCGTCGATGACGTGTTCGCCTCGATGGACACGCAGTCGGCGAGTTCCGCCGACGCGCTGCGCGCCATCGGCGCGCGCGTGCAGACGCAGATCGACCAGCAGCAGCAAGTGCGTGATGATCTGGTGGAAAGCGTGCGGCCGCTGCTGCCGGAGAGTGCGCTGGATGCCTTCGACTCAGCCGTCTCGCGGATCGATGCCGCGATCGCGCGCGAACAGGCGCTGCAGGTGCGACTGGGCGACGCGGCCACCGGGATCGTCGACGGCAACGCCGACCGGCAGGCCACGCACGCCGAGATCACGAAGCTCATCGCGCAGGCGAAGGCGGCGGTGCAGGATGCCGGCACCGAGTTCAAGACCAGCCTGCAGCCCAAGCTCGACGCACTTGCCGACACACTCGCGTCGATCGGCCGCGACGTCGACTCGATCGGCGACGACCTGTCGGCCGCGGCACGGTCTCTCTCCGGATCGGACTCCCTGGGCAGCTTCCTCACGAAAGGCGAGGGGCTGACCTCGGGCATCTCGACGTCGCTCGCGGAGACCGCCGACCGATTCGACGAGCTCGGCGCCGCGCTGGCGAAGGCGGTCGACAGCGGTGACCTGAGCGACCTTCGGGAGCTGATCGGCTCGAACCCCGAAGCCCTCGCCACGTTCGTGGCCGAGCCGGTCGCACTCGAGCGGGTGCCGGTGTACTCGGTGGTGAGCTTCGGCGCCGCGATGACCCCGCTCTACACGGTGCTGGCGCTGTGGGTCGGCGCGCTGCTGACTGCGGTGGCCATCCGCGTGGATCCGCCTCAGGGCGAGGCATCCGGTCTTCCGCCGCTCTCCCCCGCGCAGACGTATCTCGGCCGGTTCGGGATCTTCGCCATCGTCGGCCTCCTGCAGAGCTCGCTGGTGTGCCTGGGCAGCATCCTGTTCACGCAGGTGCAGCCGCAGCATCCGTTCCTGCTGATCCTCGCGGGCTGGGTGAGCTCTCTGGTCTTCATGCTCATCATCTACACGTTCGTCGTGACGTTCGGAAACGCCGGCAAGGCCCTGGGGGTGCTGCTGCTGGTCATCCAGATCTCCAGTTCGGGCGGCGCCTACCCGCTGCAGGTGCTGCCGCAGTGGTTCCAGAGCATCAGCCCGTGGCTGCCCGCGACGCACGCGGTGAACGCGATGCGCGCGGCGATCGCCGGCATCTACCGGAACGACTTCTGGGTGCAGCTGGGCTGGCTGGCCCTGTTCGCCGTGCCGGCGCTGCTGCTCGGGCTGGTGCTGCGCCTGCCGCTGATCCATGGGAACCAGAAGATGCTGCGCGCGCTGGAGTCGACCAAGCTGATGTGA
- a CDS encoding penicillin acylase family protein: MTTANPAPEPRLSVGARIGRIAFIVVAAILVIATAAAFFLAWTVQRSFPQTDGQTSLQGLQSKVLVQRDDRGIPTITANSTDDLFFAEGYTHAQDRFFEMDFRRHTTAGRLSEMFGESQAGTDAFLRTLGWREVAEQEVANLDETTLGYYEAYAKGVNAYLSSRSGTDLSLEYAVLGIQNPGYKPEPWEPADSVAWLKAMAWDLRTNIEDETERAQLAATLDPAAAAQTLQQLYPSYPFDRNPVIVPTISKVPAVATTADTAAFTGSEGKDAAQALNSVEWQQADSVIEAASMLLGGVGEGIGSNSWVVSGQLTETGKPLLANDPHLGAALPSVWYQVQLKCAKVSDACPFDVGGYSFSGLPGIVIGHNAKIAWGFTNLTTDVTDLYIEKVDGDQYWRDGKLVPMEVREETIKVAGGKDIPLTIRSTVHGPIVSGLTPDFTGIAEKPALEQGRATDAGAVIPGDAAGAPAEGDYAVSLRWTALDAGTTASAIFALSKAQDFDQFRYAASLFDVPAQNLIYADREGNIGYQAPGRLPIRGAGDGWLPQPGWDSAYDWTGYIPFEKLPVSYNPSSGYIVTANNAIVTDDYEYFLTKDWDYGYRAGRIAHLIERKAAAGPLTAQDLRDIQMDDEMWIGKQLAIAMDGVGVEGKGPKAAVQLLRTWDAQNTADSAAAAYANVLWSNLVQDIFAEREKPLPITGQGRLFTVVGAMLENPDDPLWTNGKLGVDGMDEMLAHAAEQAYTELAGLQGESITRWNWGSLHALTLRSATLGKSGIAPIEMLFNRGPYTVSGGASVVNATGWMLGESYATTTVPSMRMVVDLEEFDRSSWIHLTGASGHAFNEHYTDQTEDWAAGRQDHWVFSRKAVAKAAVDTLVLTPKG; the protein is encoded by the coding sequence ATGACGACTGCGAACCCGGCACCCGAACCCCGACTCTCCGTCGGAGCACGCATCGGGCGCATCGCCTTCATCGTCGTGGCCGCGATCCTGGTGATCGCCACCGCGGCCGCGTTCTTCCTGGCGTGGACGGTGCAGCGGTCGTTCCCGCAGACCGACGGCCAGACCTCGCTGCAGGGCCTGCAGTCGAAGGTGCTCGTGCAGCGCGACGACCGCGGCATCCCGACGATCACGGCGAACTCGACCGACGACCTCTTCTTCGCCGAGGGCTACACCCACGCGCAGGACCGCTTCTTCGAGATGGACTTCCGCCGGCACACCACCGCAGGGCGCCTGTCCGAGATGTTCGGCGAGTCCCAGGCCGGCACCGACGCGTTCCTGCGCACCCTGGGCTGGCGCGAGGTGGCCGAGCAGGAGGTCGCGAACCTCGACGAGACCACCCTCGGCTATTACGAGGCGTATGCGAAGGGCGTGAACGCCTACCTGTCCTCGCGCAGCGGCACCGACCTCTCACTCGAGTATGCCGTGCTCGGCATACAGAACCCCGGCTACAAGCCCGAGCCCTGGGAGCCCGCCGATTCGGTGGCCTGGCTGAAGGCGATGGCCTGGGACCTTCGCACGAACATCGAGGACGAGACCGAGCGTGCGCAACTCGCGGCGACCCTCGACCCGGCTGCGGCTGCGCAGACGCTCCAGCAGCTGTACCCGTCGTATCCGTTCGATCGGAACCCGGTGATCGTGCCGACGATCTCGAAGGTGCCGGCCGTCGCCACCACCGCGGACACCGCGGCCTTCACCGGCAGCGAGGGGAAGGATGCCGCGCAGGCGCTGAACTCGGTCGAGTGGCAGCAGGCCGACAGCGTGATCGAGGCTGCGAGCATGCTGCTCGGCGGCGTCGGCGAGGGCATCGGCTCGAACTCCTGGGTCGTCTCGGGCCAGCTCACCGAGACCGGCAAGCCGCTGCTCGCGAACGATCCGCACCTCGGGGCCGCGCTGCCCTCGGTCTGGTACCAGGTGCAGCTGAAGTGTGCGAAGGTCTCGGACGCCTGCCCGTTCGACGTCGGCGGCTACTCGTTCTCGGGACTGCCCGGCATCGTGATCGGGCACAACGCGAAGATCGCGTGGGGCTTCACCAACCTCACCACCGACGTCACCGACCTGTACATCGAGAAGGTCGACGGCGACCAGTACTGGCGTGACGGCAAGCTCGTGCCGATGGAGGTGCGCGAGGAGACCATCAAGGTCGCCGGTGGCAAGGACATCCCGCTCACGATCCGCTCGACGGTGCACGGGCCGATCGTCTCGGGTCTGACGCCCGACTTCACCGGCATCGCCGAGAAGCCCGCGCTGGAGCAGGGCAGGGCGACGGATGCCGGGGCCGTGATCCCCGGTGATGCCGCGGGTGCACCCGCAGAAGGTGACTACGCGGTGAGTCTGCGCTGGACGGCACTGGACGCCGGCACCACCGCGAGCGCGATCTTCGCCCTGTCGAAGGCCCAGGACTTCGACCAGTTCCGCTACGCGGCATCCCTCTTCGACGTGCCGGCGCAGAACCTGATCTACGCCGACCGCGAGGGCAACATCGGCTACCAGGCGCCGGGCCGGCTGCCGATCCGCGGCGCCGGCGACGGCTGGCTGCCGCAGCCGGGCTGGGACAGCGCCTACGACTGGACCGGGTACATCCCGTTCGAGAAGCTGCCGGTGTCGTACAACCCGTCATCCGGGTACATCGTCACCGCGAACAACGCGATCGTGACCGACGACTACGAGTACTTCCTCACCAAGGACTGGGACTACGGCTACCGTGCCGGCCGCATCGCGCACCTGATCGAGCGCAAGGCGGCGGCCGGTCCGCTCACGGCGCAGGACCTGCGCGACATCCAGATGGATGATGAGATGTGGATCGGCAAGCAGCTGGCCATCGCGATGGACGGGGTCGGCGTCGAGGGCAAGGGCCCCAAGGCCGCGGTGCAGCTGCTGCGCACCTGGGACGCGCAGAACACCGCCGACTCGGCCGCCGCCGCGTACGCCAACGTGCTGTGGTCGAACCTCGTGCAGGACATCTTCGCCGAGCGCGAGAAGCCGTTGCCGATCACCGGTCAGGGCCGGCTGTTCACCGTGGTCGGCGCGATGCTCGAGAACCCCGACGACCCGCTCTGGACGAACGGGAAGCTCGGCGTGGACGGCATGGACGAGATGCTCGCCCATGCCGCCGAGCAGGCGTACACCGAACTCGCCGGTCTGCAGGGTGAGTCGATCACGCGCTGGAACTGGGGGAGCCTGCACGCCCTGACACTGCGCAGCGCCACCCTCGGCAAGTCGGGGATCGCCCCGATCGAGATGCTCTTCAACCGCGGCCCGTACACCGTCAGCGGCGGCGCGTCGGTGGTGAACGCGACCGGCTGGATGCTCGGAGAGTCGTATGCGACCACCACCGTGCCGTCGATGCGCATGGTCGTCGACCTGGAGGAGTTCGACCGCTCCAGCTGGATCCACCTCACCGGCGCCAGCGGTCACGCCTTCAACGAGCACTACACCGACCAGACCGAGGACTGGGCGGCGGGTCGTCAGGACCACTGGGTGTTCTCGAGGAAGGCGGTCGCGAAGGCGGCCGTCGACACGCTGGTGCTGACGCCGAAGGGTTAG
- a CDS encoding alpha/beta fold hydrolase, producing MPERLLAPEGTTATVAEFSYGGAVLVAEDFGSGRRPFVLLHGIGMGRSVYVDLVARLRGRVIGLDLPGFGEAPEPERTLTMERHADLVAAFLRDRGISDAVVIGHSMGSQIAAEVAARHPPLVAGLVLAGPTVDSAARNVLSQARYLFVDLFGERPEVLWRGGREYLRGGPNLVRKMRATIVHEPERAYARVTCPTLVIRGERDPLAPVSWCRQILDAIPDARLVEIPDHGHGTLISDSELAAAAITAFAGSIR from the coding sequence ATGCCGGAACGTCTGCTCGCCCCCGAGGGAACGACTGCGACCGTCGCGGAGTTCTCATACGGCGGGGCGGTCCTGGTCGCGGAGGACTTCGGCTCCGGCCGCCGTCCGTTCGTGCTGCTGCACGGGATCGGCATGGGCCGCAGCGTCTACGTCGACCTGGTGGCGCGCCTGCGCGGCCGGGTGATCGGGCTCGACCTGCCGGGGTTCGGAGAGGCGCCGGAGCCCGAGCGCACCCTCACGATGGAACGCCATGCAGACCTCGTCGCCGCGTTCCTGCGCGATCGGGGCATCTCGGATGCTGTGGTGATCGGGCACTCCATGGGCAGTCAGATCGCCGCGGAGGTCGCCGCCCGGCATCCGCCGCTGGTCGCCGGCCTCGTGCTCGCAGGCCCGACCGTCGACAGCGCGGCGCGCAATGTGCTCTCCCAGGCCAGGTACCTGTTCGTCGACCTGTTCGGCGAGAGGCCCGAGGTGCTCTGGCGCGGCGGACGCGAATACCTGCGCGGCGGACCGAACCTGGTGCGCAAGATGCGCGCCACCATCGTGCACGAGCCCGAGAGGGCCTACGCCCGGGTGACCTGCCCGACGCTCGTCATCCGCGGCGAGCGCGATCCTCTCGCACCGGTCTCCTGGTGCCGCCAGATCCTCGACGCGATTCCGGATGCCCGCCTCGTCGAGATCCCGGATCACGGTCACGGCACCCTGATCAGTGATTCGGAGCTCGCCGCGGCCGCGATCACCGCCTTCGCCGGCAGCATCCGCTGA
- a CDS encoding GxxExxY protein — MLTYEQVEAIFRSLPQRFRALMALVDASAESGPETFMRLLLRSLGLPFETQVVLPGVGRVDFVVAGWLIIECDSREFHEGWDRQIADRARDIAAARMGYVTIRPLAADIFDSPSDVRAAVEQVVEVLGPLLGDRRAPQLRRSGSRLTGRTRGERHAAVISGVVAGRPA, encoded by the coding sequence GTGCTGACCTACGAGCAGGTCGAGGCGATCTTTCGGAGTCTTCCGCAGCGATTCCGAGCCCTGATGGCGCTCGTCGACGCGTCGGCGGAGTCCGGCCCCGAGACCTTCATGAGACTTCTCCTGCGCTCGCTGGGACTGCCATTCGAGACGCAAGTAGTGCTGCCAGGCGTCGGACGCGTCGACTTCGTCGTGGCGGGCTGGCTGATCATCGAGTGCGACAGCAGGGAGTTCCATGAAGGGTGGGACCGCCAGATCGCCGACCGTGCTCGCGACATAGCCGCCGCCCGGATGGGATATGTCACGATCCGACCGCTTGCTGCCGACATCTTCGACAGTCCGAGCGATGTGCGGGCGGCCGTTGAACAGGTCGTGGAAGTGCTCGGGCCGCTGCTCGGTGACCGTCGCGCGCCACAGCTCCGGAGAAGTGGCAGCCGGCTGACCGGCCGGACGCGTGGCGAGCGCCATGCGGCCGTGATCTCCGGAGTTGTGGCGGGCCGTCCCGCCTGA
- a CDS encoding type IV toxin-antitoxin system AbiEi family antitoxin domain-containing protein, with protein sequence MPAPKQTVAQRLNALNRIRVLSRADLCEAGLDTHAITAGVRNGSLIRLRRGWYATEEIAEEIVSAVRLGGRITCLSMLHMIGIFVLEKPQLHVHVPPQLSRSRHRRPSAATVHWGNARMQGPRTPSRCRTQCVNRSAARRRAPRSRRWTACCTIVC encoded by the coding sequence ATGCCTGCGCCGAAACAGACTGTCGCTCAGCGCCTGAACGCCTTGAATCGCATCAGGGTGCTCAGTCGGGCAGACCTGTGCGAGGCCGGTCTCGACACCCACGCGATCACGGCGGGTGTGCGCAATGGAAGCCTCATCCGCCTGCGCCGTGGATGGTATGCCACCGAGGAGATCGCGGAGGAGATCGTCTCGGCTGTGCGACTCGGCGGCCGGATCACCTGTCTCAGCATGCTCCACATGATCGGCATCTTCGTGCTGGAGAAACCACAGCTCCATGTGCACGTGCCGCCGCAGTTGTCGCGCAGCCGGCATCGTCGCCCCTCCGCAGCGACGGTGCACTGGGGGAATGCTCGCATGCAGGGACCGCGCACGCCGTCTCGGTGCAGGACGCAGTGCGTCAATCGATCCGCTGCCAGACGCCGCGCGCCGCGATCGCGACGCTGGACAGCGTGCTGCACCATCGTGTGCTGA
- the mnhG gene encoding monovalent cation/H(+) antiporter subunit G yields the protein MNVFGLEIPDAVLDVVVLVLILIGAILCLSAAVGLLHFRNVPSRLHAATKPQVLGLLMICLAIALSQRSVGGILIGLVIVAPVVLMQFATAPLSAHIVGRQAYRNGSVDERELVVDEYAESKTTPPGAG from the coding sequence ATGAACGTGTTCGGACTCGAGATCCCCGACGCCGTGCTCGACGTCGTGGTGCTGGTGCTGATCCTGATCGGCGCGATCCTGTGCCTGTCGGCGGCGGTCGGCCTGCTGCACTTCCGCAACGTTCCCTCGCGCCTGCACGCCGCGACCAAGCCCCAGGTGCTGGGGCTGCTGATGATCTGCCTGGCGATCGCGCTGTCGCAGCGCAGCGTCGGAGGCATCCTGATCGGGCTGGTGATCGTCGCGCCAGTGGTGCTCATGCAGTTCGCGACCGCCCCGCTGTCGGCGCACATCGTGGGCCGACAGGCCTATCGCAACGGCTCGGTCGACGAGCGCGAGTTGGTGGTCGACGAGTACGCCGAGTCGAAGACCACCCCGCCCGGCGCCGGCTGA
- a CDS encoding monovalent cation/H+ antiporter complex subunit F, translated as MNILLGVILVIFGIAAILTLVRIVRGPSILDRAVASDVLLTEVMCVLGAEMAIHGHTRNIPVLLVIAMIGVFGSIAVARFVARRDNTPS; from the coding sequence ATGAACATCCTGCTGGGCGTCATCCTGGTGATCTTCGGGATCGCCGCCATCCTCACGCTCGTCCGCATCGTGCGCGGGCCGTCGATCCTCGACCGTGCCGTCGCGAGCGACGTGCTGCTGACCGAGGTGATGTGCGTGCTGGGCGCCGAGATGGCCATCCACGGGCACACCCGCAACATCCCGGTGCTGCTGGTGATCGCGATGATCGGCGTGTTCGGCTCGATCGCGGTCGCACGATTCGTGGCGCGAAGGGACAACACCCCCTCATGA
- a CDS encoding Na+/H+ antiporter subunit E, with the protein MSPDTRRSLAHDVWVQLPFLAWLVLLWMLLWHQFTPLAFVTGVVIAVFVTRVFRLPTVELSGRINVWYAFLFVVQFLWAVFLGALSVTIQVFDLRRQPGAAIIAVPLRYADDLIMTHVSVTSSLIPGSLVIEADRDRGILYLHVIGVHTKADVERFRAEVLRWERRIVRALGTPAQYRALRADALRAQGPDDSGPLSLSKRHRHEGPGS; encoded by the coding sequence ATGAGTCCTGACACGCGCCGCAGCCTCGCCCACGACGTGTGGGTGCAGCTGCCCTTCCTCGCCTGGCTCGTGCTGCTCTGGATGCTGCTGTGGCACCAGTTCACGCCGCTCGCGTTCGTCACCGGCGTCGTGATCGCGGTGTTCGTCACCCGGGTGTTCCGGCTGCCGACCGTGGAGCTCTCCGGACGGATCAACGTCTGGTACGCCTTCCTGTTCGTCGTGCAGTTCCTCTGGGCCGTCTTCCTGGGCGCGCTGAGCGTGACCATCCAGGTGTTCGACCTGCGCCGTCAGCCGGGCGCCGCGATCATCGCCGTGCCGCTGCGCTATGCAGACGACCTGATCATGACGCACGTGTCGGTCACCTCGTCGCTGATCCCCGGATCGCTCGTGATCGAGGCCGATCGCGACCGGGGCATCCTCTATCTGCACGTGATCGGCGTGCACACGAAGGCGGATGTCGAGAGGTTCCGCGCCGAGGTGCTCCGCTGGGAGCGCCGGATCGTGCGGGCGCTCGGCACCCCCGCGCAGTACCGCGCGCTGCGCGCGGACGCCCTTCGAGCTCAGGGACCCGACGATTCCGGGCCGCTGAGCCTGTCGAAGCGTCACCGTCACGAAGGGCCCGGTTCATGA
- a CDS encoding Na+/H+ antiporter subunit D, translating into MNALVPLLVALPLLGAAVTLVFGRSPRLQVLVSAITLASVSVIAAILLVVVDQTGKPVAVSVGGWPIPFGIVLYVDRFAALLVLTSAIVLLAVLLFSIGQGAADGAEDTPTSIFNPSYLILAAGIFNAFIAGDLFNLYVGFEILLVASYVLITLGSTESRIRTGSVYIVVSLVSSILFLAAIAAIYGAVGTVNMAQVAERVAQLPQDTQLVLHLMLVIAFGIKAAIFPVSFWLPDSYPTAPAPVTAVFAGLLTKVGVYALIRTETQLFAHNSIDTLLLIVGLATMIIGILGAVAQAELKRILSFTLVSHVGYMIFGLAIATEAGVGATVYYIVHHIVVQTTLFLAVGLIERRAGSTSILRVKGLMKAAPVLAVLYFVPAINLGGLPPFSGFLGKIALFQAAADVGTPLLYVLIGGGILTSLLTLYALMRAWNLAFWREDDDAAEEVDGRVEYLAGAPAADEQQERRRIPAIMTVATGGMVGVTLVLTVFAGPLYALCDRIGTGLLQPVTLVQLEEEAGG; encoded by the coding sequence GTGAACGCGCTCGTCCCTCTGCTCGTCGCCCTGCCGCTGCTCGGCGCGGCGGTCACGCTCGTGTTCGGCCGCAGCCCGCGCCTGCAGGTGCTCGTGTCGGCCATCACCCTGGCATCCGTCTCGGTGATCGCGGCGATCCTGCTGGTCGTCGTCGATCAGACCGGCAAGCCGGTCGCCGTCTCGGTGGGCGGCTGGCCGATCCCGTTCGGCATCGTGCTGTACGTCGACCGGTTCGCCGCGCTGCTGGTGCTCACCTCGGCGATCGTGCTGCTCGCGGTGCTGCTGTTCTCGATCGGTCAGGGTGCCGCCGACGGCGCGGAGGACACTCCGACGTCGATCTTCAACCCGTCGTACCTGATCCTCGCCGCCGGCATCTTCAACGCGTTCATCGCCGGCGACCTGTTCAACCTCTACGTCGGCTTCGAGATCCTGCTGGTCGCGTCGTACGTGCTGATCACCCTGGGCAGCACGGAGTCCCGCATCCGCACCGGTTCGGTGTACATCGTCGTCTCGCTGGTGTCGTCGATCCTGTTCCTCGCCGCGATCGCGGCGATCTACGGGGCCGTCGGCACGGTGAACATGGCCCAGGTCGCCGAGCGGGTCGCGCAGCTGCCGCAAGACACCCAGCTGGTGCTGCACCTGATGCTGGTGATCGCCTTCGGCATCAAGGCGGCCATCTTCCCGGTGTCGTTCTGGCTGCCCGACTCGTACCCGACGGCGCCGGCACCGGTGACCGCGGTGTTCGCAGGACTGCTGACGAAGGTCGGCGTGTACGCGCTGATCCGCACCGAGACGCAGCTGTTCGCGCACAACAGCATCGACACGCTGCTGCTGATCGTCGGTCTCGCGACGATGATCATCGGCATTCTCGGCGCCGTCGCGCAGGCCGAGCTGAAGAGGATCCTGTCGTTCACGCTGGTCAGTCACGTCGGCTACATGATCTTCGGTCTGGCGATCGCGACCGAGGCCGGAGTGGGCGCGACGGTGTACTACATCGTGCACCACATCGTCGTGCAGACGACGCTGTTCCTCGCGGTCGGCCTCATCGAGCGCAGAGCGGGCAGCACCAGTATCCTGCGCGTGAAGGGACTGATGAAGGCGGCGCCGGTGCTCGCCGTGCTCTACTTCGTGCCGGCGATCAACCTCGGCGGCCTGCCGCCGTTCTCGGGGTTCCTGGGCAAGATCGCCCTGTTCCAGGCAGCGGCGGACGTCGGCACGCCGCTGCTCTACGTGCTGATCGGCGGCGGCATCCTCACGTCGCTGCTCACGCTGTACGCGCTGATGCGAGCCTGGAACCTGGCGTTCTGGCGCGAGGACGACGACGCGGCCGAAGAGGTGGACGGGCGGGTCGAGTACCTGGCCGGGGCGCCGGCTGCCGACGAGCAGCAGGAGCGCCGTCGCATCCCCGCGATCATGACGGTCGCGACCGGCGGGATGGTCGGCGTCACCCTGGTCCTGACGGTGTTCGCCGGGCCGCTGTACGCTCTGTGCGACCGCATCGGCACCGGCCTGCTGCAGCCGGTGACCCTGGTGCAGCTCGAGGAGGAGGCGGGCGGATGA